One window of the Nocardia terpenica genome contains the following:
- a CDS encoding PucR family transcriptional regulator: MATAADPVEIRQWLADLVAETLRPETLDLVVHRLDAAIIARVPELVDRDMRRDLEASTRAHALAVLSNLTRDGHDYPVPEQAHAFARTIARRGHDLRLLLRVYHLGQEAVHEYMTEVLDHRRLPPEVERTALMWLFDRSIRWISTSVEALTDTYMEERERGLRAALNQRAEIVRALLAGEEVDPDYASARLGYRLGQRHLACVLWLDDSATGAGSGDSEALGLLDRTAARLAASLGGSVLTIPSGARAVWAWIGLESDAEPDRLSVRAPVRIAVGTIDAQIAGFRESHREAVAARQVAERAVGDPGRVVRYPEVEVAYLAGADEAAMRALIARELGPLAGPDGNSARLRETLHAYLRCHRSPDAAAKKLGVHKNTVRYRIQRSEQLLGHPIEQRSLRLEIALDCVAVYGVTAS; the protein is encoded by the coding sequence ATGGCGACGGCGGCCGATCCCGTGGAGATCCGGCAGTGGCTGGCCGATCTCGTCGCCGAGACACTGCGGCCCGAGACGCTCGACCTGGTCGTGCACCGCCTGGACGCCGCGATCATCGCCCGCGTGCCGGAGCTGGTGGATCGGGACATGCGCCGCGATCTGGAGGCCAGTACCCGCGCCCACGCCCTGGCCGTGCTCAGCAATCTCACCCGCGACGGCCACGACTACCCGGTTCCCGAGCAGGCGCACGCGTTCGCGCGCACCATTGCCCGGCGCGGCCACGACCTGCGGCTGCTGCTGCGCGTGTATCACCTCGGCCAGGAGGCGGTGCACGAGTACATGACCGAGGTCCTCGACCACCGCCGACTGCCGCCCGAGGTGGAGCGGACGGCGCTGATGTGGCTGTTCGACCGGTCGATCCGCTGGATCAGCACCTCGGTGGAGGCGCTCACCGACACCTATATGGAGGAGCGCGAGCGCGGCCTGCGCGCGGCCCTGAACCAGCGCGCCGAGATCGTGCGGGCGCTGCTGGCGGGGGAGGAGGTGGACCCCGACTACGCCTCGGCCCGGCTGGGGTATCGGCTCGGGCAGCGGCATCTGGCGTGTGTGCTGTGGCTCGACGACAGCGCGACCGGCGCCGGTTCCGGCGACAGCGAGGCGCTCGGCCTGCTCGACCGGACGGCCGCCCGGCTGGCCGCATCGCTCGGCGGCAGCGTCCTGACCATCCCGTCCGGGGCGCGCGCCGTCTGGGCCTGGATCGGGCTGGAATCCGACGCCGAACCGGATCGGCTGTCGGTGCGAGCACCGGTGCGCATCGCGGTGGGCACGATCGACGCGCAGATCGCCGGTTTTCGCGAGAGTCATCGGGAGGCGGTCGCGGCGCGGCAGGTGGCCGAGCGGGCGGTCGGGGATCCGGGCCGGGTGGTGCGCTATCCGGAGGTCGAGGTGGCCTATCTGGCCGGAGCCGACGAGGCGGCGATGCGGGCGCTGATCGCCCGGGAACTGGGCCCGCTGGCGGGGCCGGACGGCAACTCGGCGCGGCTGCGCGAGACCCTGCACGCCTATCTGCGCTGTCACCGCAGCCCGGACGCGGCCGCGAAAAAGCTTGGGGTGCACAAGAACACGGTGCGCTACCGGATCCAGCGCAGCGAACAGCTGCTCGGTCACCCGATCGAGCAGCGCAGCCTGCGACTGGAGATCGCCCTGGACTGCGTCGCGGTCTACGGCGTCACGGCGTCGTAG
- a CDS encoding DUF2277 domain-containing protein — protein sequence MCRNITVLRGLEPPATEQEIYAAAQQYVRKVGGLTGLSSTTKPAFDKAVAAVAAATSTLLAELPDRRVPPSTEPPLRRLAAAD from the coding sequence ATGTGTAGGAACATCACCGTCCTGCGAGGGCTGGAACCCCCGGCCACGGAGCAGGAAATCTACGCGGCCGCACAGCAATACGTGCGGAAGGTCGGTGGTCTGACGGGCCTGTCGTCCACCACCAAACCGGCCTTCGACAAGGCCGTCGCGGCCGTCGCCGCCGCGACCAGCACGCTGCTGGCCGAGTTACCCGACCGCCGGGTACCGCCGTCCACCGAACCGCCGCTGCGCCGGTTGGCCGCCGCGGACTGA